The Microbacterium natoriense genomic interval ACGATCCCTCTGAGTCGAGCGTCGCACGCAAGCTCTCCGAAACGATCCGCGCCACCCAACCAGGCCGTGCGCTCACGGCAGAACGGCTCTTCGGGCAGATCGCGCTGCCCACTGTCGACGACGTCGACGACGACCACGTCGGCGACGCCCTCACTGAACTCGCGAAGCAAACTGCCGCTTCCTGGCAGGGTCCGGCAGCATCGCCTATCCGCCTTCTCCCGGAGGATCTGGATCCCGCGACTCTGCCTGACGAGTTCGACGAACCAGATCACCTTCCGATCGGACTGCGTCAAGACACCATGGAGCCCGCCTTGCTCTCGCTGGGCGACACCGACCAGCACGTGCTCGTTCTCGGTGATGCAGGGAGCGGGAAGACCACACTCCTGCGCCAGATTCTCGACACGCTCATCCAAAGGCATACGCCCGATGAACTCGTCATTGCTTTGATGGAACCCCGAAGTCAACTTACTCATTCAGTGCCGGACGACTTCCTCGGCGGGCACGCCAACAACATCACCAAGGCACGACAACTCGCCGCCGCACTCGCCCTGGAGCTCGATAAACGGCAGAACGACGGCACCGACCCCAGCCTGAGGATCGTGCTCGTCGTTGATGACTACGACATCCTGGCCTCCAGTGGCGAAAGTCCGCTCGAACCGCTCCTGCCGTACTTCGCGTCCGCCCGAGATCATCGCTTCACCGTGATTCTCGCTCGACCGGTCGCCGGAGCCGCACGCGCCCTCTTCGAACGGAGCATCCTGACCATCAAGGACACAGGTGGAACGGGCGTAATCCTCTCCGGCGAACGGGCCGAAGGTCCCCTCTGGCCGGGCGTATATGCCACCCAAGCTATTCCTGGACGAGCGACCCTGGTCCGTCGAGGACAACCCCCGCGACTCATCCAGGTCGCCAACCGAAAGGGCTAGAGAGGCGTCCATTGCCTCTGTGACCTTCTCCGAGCCGCTACGCCGCATGACGACACGGGCAGCGGGTCAGACCGGTTGCACGACGACCTTCACTCGAAGTGGGCTGGTCGAAAGCCACCTGCTACCGCCATCGCTTTGCGGTGACGCCGAGGCCAGGCGACGGCACTCGCGTGGATTGAGGTCGATCTCGATACCCCGCAGATCCGCACCGCCCAGGGAGTCTACGCGTGGGTCGGAGCGGATGCATCACACCCGTTGTCGTACCACGGAAGCGGGAGGGGAAAGGGAGGGCTGCACGCCAGGCTGTCCAATCAACTCCGCTGGCGCGTCACCCAGCGGACGTTCATCAGCCGTGATCCGATGAGCCTCAGCGAGCAGGACGCCTGGTTTCTGGCGCAGGAAGTGCCCGCTGTCCAGCAGGCGGCTTCCGATGGCCGATGCCTCTTCTACGCGACTACCGAGCCAGCGAGCTGGTCGATCGAGCGGAACGAGATCTCGCCTCCGGTGGGGGCTCTGGAGCGGGAGAGCTTCATCAGCGCGCTATCGCTTCTCGTGACCGGCCACCGCGGCCTGATCGGAGGCGCTGTGTGGGAGTCGAAGACCGGATCCATCTGTCAGCTCATGACCTCCCTGGCCTGGGACCGCCTGGTCGAAATGCAGGAAGCAGCTGGCTGTAGCGCTCTTGCAGCCGGTCTCATGAAGCCCGTCTAGTTTGGGCACCCAATGAGACAGCGCTCTGGGAACCGACCTCCAGCATGATCGCGGAGGTTGGGCCTCGTCGCATCAGCGAGAAGTTTGAGCGACATTTGGCCGCGCTTCCCCGCGTTCGACGCCCGACCCCATACGCTCGCGGTATGGCGAGACCTCCGCGGTGGCAGGCGACGCTCGACGCGAGCATCGAGGAGGCGTGCCTCGCCGTGCGCCTGTACAACGACTCGGCTGAGGCGCGTGCGTTCGAGGGCTTCGTGATCCACATGCATCTGGCGTGGCTGTACCTGCTCCATGCCGAGTTCGTCCGCGATAACGTGGACTATCGATACTGGGACCCACAGTTCAAGAACCGGCTGCTGAGGATCGACGGCGAGCCGAAGCGGTGGGAGCTCGAGCGTTCAATGAAGGAGCGCTGGCCGGCGGACTCTGATCCGGTACGTGCGAATCTGGCGCTCTTTATTAAGCTCCGCAACCGGTTGGAGCACCGCCATGCTCACGCGGACGCGGCGCTGATGCTGAACCTCTCCGGCCACGCGCACGCTTTGCTCGTGAACTATGACTCCGAGCTCACCGAGCAGTTCGGCGAGCAGCGGTCTCTGGCGCTGCGCCTGCGGCTGCCTATTTTCGTGGGCACCTTTACGCCGCAGGGCGAACACGCCCTGCGGCGCTTCCGGAGGACGCTTCCCGCGGACCTGCGCGGTTTCGTGACCGACTACGAGTCCGGCTTGGATGAGGCGATCATCAACGACTCACGGTACGAGTTCCGGTTGCGCGCGATGGTCGAGTTGGCTCCGAAGGACCCCGACGCGGTGGCGATGCAGTTCACGCGGTACGAGGACATGACCGAGGGTGAGCGCGAGTTCGCCGAGGAGATGGGCAAGCGCGGCCAGGTGATTGTGCGAGAGCAGCGGCGGCCGGTTTCAGGACTGGGACGGCTCATGCCGACAGCCGTGGCGACCGAAGTCCAATTGGGCATCCCGTTCGTCTTCAACCTCAACCACTTCGCCGCCGCCTGGAAGCGCAAGAACGTTCGACCTCCCTATGGAGACCCGAACCCCGACCGGACGAACTCCGACTTCTGCGAGTATGACGAGCCCACGAACACCTACAGGTACACGAAGGCGTACGTGAGCCACCTGATCAAGAAGTGCGGAACAGAGAAGGGATTCGAGGAGGTCACGGGGATGACGCCACGACTCAAGCCGTCCGACACCAACGGCGCGGGCGCTGCCACGATGCCGGCCTTGTGAGATCCCGATACCGCTCTTGCGAGCGCGGTCTGGGGATCTTGCCGACGCGACAACCTAGATACAGAGTCATTATCGACTCTTAGACATCACGTCCGCTCTGTGGGCATCGTGACATCGTCCGTTCCGTCCGTTCGAGGGCCTTCGAGGTCGACGGATCGCGTGATGTTGCCGTTACCCGCGCGGACTCGGGGCCGTGCGGTGTTGTGCGCGAACGCGCGGCGATGCCGAGGCGTCACCGATCTGCATCGTCCCATCACACAGCGGATATCCGGTGCACGCCATAAACGCCCCGTAGCGTCCGGATCTTTCGACCATGGCCCGTTTCCTGCACTTTGGACAGATACACGGAGTGACGTCATCACCTTTGGGCGAACGGATCTTCACCGCCCCATCCCGAACAAGTTCGATCAGGAATGGGGATTCGCGTCCGCGACGAGTGAGCAACAGCACGGAGCGACGCGCTCTGGTGAGGGCCACGTAGAACAGCCGGCGCTCCTCGGCATTCGGATACGGGTCCGGGGCTGCCATCGCGAGTTGCAGCACCGGGTCATCCTCTCGCATATCCGGAAACGCGCCGCGCTCGAGCCCGAGAATCACGACGTAGTCGGCTTCCTTGCCCTTTGATCCATGTACCGTGTTGAACTCGACGCGCAACTGCGAGTACTTGGATCGCAGCGCATTCGCGACGTCATCTGCGCTCGATCTGTAGCGACCGAGCACGAGGACTGACGCGGGCTCGTGGATCTGCCCGTCAAGATGCACGAGGTGCTCTCGCAGCACCCGTGCGTAGTCGCGGCCATCGGAGACACTGAGCGCGTCGACTGTCACGCCAAGATCGTCGGCGGACGACCTCACATGCTTCACGATCTGTCCCGGGTTCTTCGTGACGAAACTGCCGGCGACGTCGCACAGCGATTGAGGAGAGCGGAATGTCCAGTCCAGCCAGATCGTCGATGAAGCTCCGAACCAGTCATCGAATCGAGTCATCACGCTGAGGTCGGAGCCTGCGAATCGGTTGATCGCCTGCCAGTCGTCGCCGACCGCGTACAAGTAGGTACCGGGTGTCTTCGTCAGAGCCCGCACCAGGGCGGCGCGGGCCGTGCTGGTGTCCTGCATCTCATCGACCATCACTAACCGGTACGGGCTGGTCCAGCGGCCAGCTTCGACGTGATCGGTCGCCAGGTTGAGCATGTCCTCGAAATCGATCTGTCGAGCGGCGTGCAGCTGTCGATCCCACTCCGTGAGCACCGGCTCGTAGAGCTGCACAAACAACCTGTTCCGCAGAGACCGGCCCGCCCGCTGCCCGAGCACTTCCGGTATCAGTCGGTTGCCCTTCGCATGCGACATGAACGCCCGCATCAAGGTCAGCATCGCTTTGTCGTTGATCGGCGGCTCCCCGGCCGCCTCGCGGTACGGGTTCTCGTCGAGCTCGATCCCGTGTCGGCGCAACTCCTGCTCGAGGTGTTCGAACCCGGACCCGTCCCGAATCGTCGCCGAGGTCGTTTCGATCAGAACCGTGCCGTACGCGGCGTGGGTCTGGCGTCGCCACTGCATGCTCTCCGCATACCCCGTGAATTGCGGCGGCGGTGTGCCGTCGGGGCCGATCGCCCAGTGCTCGTGCCAGACGTCGATGTCCGGGTAATAGAAATCCGGCTGGTACTGCCGGTGGTGCGCGTCCGCGACGTCATGCGCGTACGGTCTCTCGTACTCGTAGTTGACACCGTTCAGGAACAACCAGTTGGCGATCATCACCTCTTCCTGGCTATTCACGACTTCGCCCGCCAGGGTCCCGAACCCAAGCGCCTTGGTACGTGGATCCGCCTTCTCCGGGTCGGCTTCGTCGCCGAGGTCCGGGAGCTGCCGGCCGAACACCAGCCGGAACAGGTCCCAGTTGCGGCGGAACACCGGGTCCCGATCCCTGAGGACATCGACGACACCGGCGAGCCGACCCATCCCGTTGTCGTTCACGAGGTCATCCGGCAGCGACGGCTTCCGCCCGGTCGCCTCACCGATGATCCGCAGCCCAAAAGCGTGGAATGTGCTCGACGCCACGCCGGCCCTGTCATCCTTGAGTCGCGCTTCCATCCGTTCGGACAGCTCGCCAGCGGCCTTCTTGTTGAAGGCGAGCGCCAGGATCTCGACCGGCTGTGCGACGCCGCGTGTGATGGCGTATCCGGCGCGAGCGACCATGGTGGACGTCTTGCCGGAGCCGGCAGCCGCGATGACCCGCACCCGATTGTCGAAGCAGACCGTCGCACGGATCTGCTCTTCTGTCAGCGGCGACTTCTCAACCGTGCGGAAGAAGTCTGCAAGCTCCTGCTTCTCCCACGCCAGAAACTCCTCGTTCCGCCGCTCCGACCACTGGGCGAGATCGAGGGTTCGGCACGCTTCGACCGCCGCGCGTTCGTCCGCGCTTCGATTGCGCATGGAAACCGACAACTGCAGTTCAGTAGACGCCGCGATCCATCCGTCCGTCGTCGGACGGGTTCTGTGCAATGCCGCGACAGCATCCCGATCCGCCCAACGCGGCCTGCTCATCAGCTCCTGAACGTCGTTCCACCACAGGCGCGCAGACTCGCCCTGTTCCGCGGCCGCAGCGAAGAGGCTATGAAGGCGATGTCGTTCAGCGACCTCGGATCCGTGAGCCGCCTGAATCTCGTACGCGGAACGACGACTCACACCGGCGAGCACGGCTTCGCGATCGTGAGTCAGAGAGACGAGCAGCGCCCGCGGTCGTTCCCGCACGGCAAGGCTCGCGACCTCCGAGACATCGACATCGATGGAAGCCGCGATCCCCTGAATGCGAACCCGGCCGTCCCCGATCGAGAGCGTCCAGGGCCTCGCGCCCCGAAACAGTCGCGCCCACCAGTTCGGTTTCCACTCCATGACAAGTCCCCCCGACGAATCGGAGACCAGCCTATGTCGATGCTCGGACACCGGAGTCCCCGGATCGTTGTCCCGGGACTCACGAGATTCGAAGAACCTCGAATCGCGTGTCACACGCCAAGGTAGCAGGACCTCAGGGTACTCTCCCCCGAAACGGGGGGAGTTCGAGAATGTCTCGACACACAGGAAGTTGCGCCACGGCGATGACCTCAGGATGCCGTTGCGTCTGCATGCACGCGCGACATGGACTCGCCGGACGTCTGCATTGGGCCGACGTTTTGAGCGTGGATGTCGTGTCGGGAGAGACGAGTCCGCCCGAACGCACGGAGGCACTGCGCCGGCAAAGTTTAGCCGCGACTCGTGTCCGCATCCGGATCGCACGGGCCAGAAAGTCCAAGAGGTCGCGAGGCCTGTCTGCAGCGAACACGATCAGTGCGTTCGAGTACGCACGCACCATGAACCTGGTCCAATGGCTCGTTGAGCACCCGACTGAGCGGGATCAGCTGGAAAGTGTTGTCGAACTCCTCGTCAAGGCCTCATCGGATCTTCTCGCGGGCGTACAGAAATCGAAGCGAAAGGCGCTCAAGGCAAGAATCCTCGACCACCTATGGTGCGACCTCATCGCGAGCATCGTCTGCGCCGTCGAGCAGTTCGGATCGCTCGAAGAGAAAGCAAAGGAAGAAGTGGCCGTGGCGATCGCGGCCGGAGCTACCGCGTTGTTGAAGTCGGCACGAGCAGAGGCCGAAGCAAGACCAGCCCGCGCGAACAAAGACGGTACCGCCGTATCGAAAGCAGACCTCGATGCCGACGCAGATCTGTCGGTGGACGGGGCCATCCTGCAGGGATGTATCCGAGGAGTGGTACATCTTGCGCTCGACGGCGCTACGGCAGGACTGGACGCCTATCTCAAGACCATCCTGATCAAGCTCCGGGTTGCCGGAGTGATGCTCTGTCCTGACGTCACTGCGCACGAGAAGGTCTGGCGGCACTGCTGGCTGCCGCTGTGGAAACACGCTCTCTTCGATGCCCTGCTGGAAGAGTTGGCTGAGTTCGTCCCCGCATTGAAGACTGATCTCCCCAACGCCCCGATTGGCAGCGCCGGACACCCAGACTCCCCCACCGCGAATCCAACCTAGAGAATCTGGACGGCGTCAACGACGTCATCGGCTCGAAGCTCGTGCACCGTCGCCTGCCAGTACGCCTTCCGGTCGAAGATCTCGCGATCGAAGATGCACTCCCAGGAGAGTTCGGTGTCCCTGCGGAGGTCTGCCGGCCACTGGGAGACGGGTACGTTTCGGTGCCCGCCGGCCTCTCGGCGCACGAGGAAGGCATCCGTGAGTGCGGTGTAGCGAGCGTCGTACTCTGCGTCGGACTCGTCGGGCAGTATCGGGATTGCAGGGAACGAGTTCAGCACCGAGTGCCACTCGTCGAACTGGGACAAGAGCACGCGTTCGCGCGGGATCCGGCACGTCAACAGAACCTGACCGCGTGCGCGTCCACAGTTGCGGATCAGGTCATCTCTTCGGATCTGCGCCCACAGCCAGACCGCCGTGCTCCCGGACGTTGGCAGCCTCTCGCCCATCATCCGATTCATCCAGGCGTACGCCTCAGGCCACTCGGATGCCGTGTGCTCTGGCCGAGGACGCAGCACGCCGTTCTTCCTGAGCTCGTCGACTGCGGCGTTC includes:
- a CDS encoding DUF3644 domain-containing protein produces the protein MARPPRWQATLDASIEEACLAVRLYNDSAEARAFEGFVIHMHLAWLYLLHAEFVRDNVDYRYWDPQFKNRLLRIDGEPKRWELERSMKERWPADSDPVRANLALFIKLRNRLEHRHAHADAALMLNLSGHAHALLVNYDSELTEQFGEQRSLALRLRLPIFVGTFTPQGEHALRRFRRTLPADLRGFVTDYESGLDEAIINDSRYEFRLRAMVELAPKDPDAVAMQFTRYEDMTEGEREFAEEMGKRGQVIVREQRRPVSGLGRLMPTAVATEVQLGIPFVFNLNHFAAAWKRKNVRPPYGDPNPDRTNSDFCEYDEPTNTYRYTKAYVSHLIKKCGTEKGFEEVTGMTPRLKPSDTNGAGAATMPAL
- a CDS encoding UvrD-helicase domain-containing protein, which produces MEWKPNWWARLFRGARPWTLSIGDGRVRIQGIAASIDVDVSEVASLAVRERPRALLVSLTHDREAVLAGVSRRSAYEIQAAHGSEVAERHRLHSLFAAAAEQGESARLWWNDVQELMSRPRWADRDAVAALHRTRPTTDGWIAASTELQLSVSMRNRSADERAAVEACRTLDLAQWSERRNEEFLAWEKQELADFFRTVEKSPLTEEQIRATVCFDNRVRVIAAAGSGKTSTMVARAGYAITRGVAQPVEILALAFNKKAAGELSERMEARLKDDRAGVASSTFHAFGLRIIGEATGRKPSLPDDLVNDNGMGRLAGVVDVLRDRDPVFRRNWDLFRLVFGRQLPDLGDEADPEKADPRTKALGFGTLAGEVVNSQEEVMIANWLFLNGVNYEYERPYAHDVADAHHRQYQPDFYYPDIDVWHEHWAIGPDGTPPPQFTGYAESMQWRRQTHAAYGTVLIETTSATIRDGSGFEHLEQELRRHGIELDENPYREAAGEPPINDKAMLTLMRAFMSHAKGNRLIPEVLGQRAGRSLRNRLFVQLYEPVLTEWDRQLHAARQIDFEDMLNLATDHVEAGRWTSPYRLVMVDEMQDTSTARAALVRALTKTPGTYLYAVGDDWQAINRFAGSDLSVMTRFDDWFGASSTIWLDWTFRSPQSLCDVAGSFVTKNPGQIVKHVRSSADDLGVTVDALSVSDGRDYARVLREHLVHLDGQIHEPASVLVLGRYRSSADDVANALRSKYSQLRVEFNTVHGSKGKEADYVVILGLERGAFPDMREDDPVLQLAMAAPDPYPNAEERRLFYVALTRARRSVLLLTRRGRESPFLIELVRDGAVKIRSPKGDDVTPCICPKCRKRAMVERSGRYGAFMACTGYPLCDGTMQIGDASASPRVRAQHRTAPSPRG
- a CDS encoding DUF3841 domain-containing protein gives rise to the protein MPSFPIRSARAEQAVPPGRVGFDLDADVLLLHTIQANAAVDELRKNGVLRPRPEHTASEWPEAYAWMNRMMGERLPTSGSTAVWLWAQIRRDDLIRNCGRARGQVLLTCRIPRERVLLSQFDEWHSVLNSFPAIPILPDESDAEYDARYTALTDAFLVRREAGGHRNVPVSQWPADLRRDTELSWECIFDREIFDRKAYWQATVHELRADDVVDAVQIL